The genome window TTGCTGTATTATACGTTGGTGCTGCTTCTGAGGTTGAAATGAAAGAAATCAAAGACCGTGTTGATGATGCTTTACACGCAACTCGCGCAGCTGTAGAAGAAGGTATCGTTGCTGGTGGTGGTGTTGCTTTTGTTAGAGCTTTATCTAACTTAACAATTGATACTACAAATACTGACGAAGCGACAGGTGTTAAAATTGTAACGCGTGCAGTTGAAGAACCATTACGCCAAATCGTTCACAACGCTGGTGGTGAAGGTTCTGTAGTTGTTGCAAAAGTAAAAGAAGGAAATGGTGATTTCGGATACAATGCAAAAACTGACGAATATGTAAACATGATCGAGGCTGGAGTTATTGATCCAACTAAAGTTGCCCGTGTTGCATTAGAAAACGCTGCTTCTGTTGCAGGTATGTTAATCACGACTGAGGCGGTTGTTACAGAAATTAAAAAAGATGAGCCAGCTATGCCGCCAATGGGAGGTGGAATGCCAGGAATGATGTAATCATCAACTCATAAAAATATACAATAGAAAAAGCCATTCAGAAATCTGAATGGCTTTTTCATTAAGTCATAAATAATAAAAACTATATAATCGTCGATTTCCCCATCAATACATTTTCAAAATTGAAATATGAATGATGATCATGATCGCTCAATAATATCTTCGCAATATAATTTGCCACAACAGATGTCGAATAATCGCTCGTTTCATCTAAATCTGAAGTTACAATCAAATTATTAATCGCATTTTCCACCGCATTTTCTATTGCTTGCGCGCCTTCTTCTAATCCCAAATAACGCAACATCATTGCAGCACTCAAAATAGAAGCCATCGGGTTTGCAATTCCTTTTCCTTTTGCTTGTGGATACGAACCATGAATAGGCTCGAACAATGCATTTTCTGTACCAATAGAAGCCGAAGGCAACAAACCTATACTTCCTCCAATTACACTTCCTTCGTCCGAAATAATATCACCAAACATATTCTCTGTCAAAATCACATCAAATTGTTTTGGATTGATAATTAATTGCATCGCTGCATTATCAACAAACAAGAAATCTAATTCAACTTCTGGATATTCTTGGCTAATATCCATCGCTACTTTTCGCCACAAACGAGACGTGTCCAACACATTTGCCTTGTCTACCAACGTTACTTTTTTGCGACGTTTCATTGCTTCCTGAAAAGCTAAATGTGTAATTTGCTCAATGTCTTTTCTATTGTACGAACACGTATCATACGCATGCGAACCATCTTGCGCTGTAAATTTTTCTCCAAAATAAATTCCATTAATCAACTCACGAAAAATAACCATATCTGTTCCTTCGATGTGCGAACGTTTCAATGGACTTTTCCCTAACAAAGATTCGTAAGCCTTGATTGGACGGATATTTGCAAATAAACCAAGTTCCTTTCTCAGCTTTAACAAACCTTGTTCGGGACGAACTTTAGCGTTCGGATTATTGTCATATTTTGGATCTCCAATAGAACCAAACAAAACCGCATCTGCATCTTTACATAATTGCAACGTCGCATCAGGCAAAGGATTTCCCGTTTCGTCAATCGCAATTGCACCAATCAAAGCTTCCTCAAATTCGAAATTATATTTAAAAATTTGTTCAACGACTTTCAGAACTTTTATTGTTTCCGAAACGACTTCTGGTCCTATTCCATCGCCAGAAAGTACTGCAATTTTATGCGTTTTCATGTTGTAAAGATTTATGGTTTTGTTCGTAAGTTTCTATTTTATCTTTTTGACTGATTAAAAAATCAATGTCATCATATCCATTTAATAAACAGATTTTTTTATAAGAATCAACATCAAAATTAATGGTTTGATCTTGAATTTTTAAGGTTTGATTTTCTAAATTAACTTCAAATTCTG of Empedobacter falsenii contains these proteins:
- the leuB gene encoding 3-isopropylmalate dehydrogenase, with translation MKTHKIAVLSGDGIGPEVVSETIKVLKVVEQIFKYNFEFEEALIGAIAIDETGNPLPDATLQLCKDADAVLFGSIGDPKYDNNPNAKVRPEQGLLKLRKELGLFANIRPIKAYESLLGKSPLKRSHIEGTDMVIFRELINGIYFGEKFTAQDGSHAYDTCSYNRKDIEQITHLAFQEAMKRRKKVTLVDKANVLDTSRLWRKVAMDISQEYPEVELDFLFVDNAAMQLIINPKQFDVILTENMFGDIISDEGSVIGGSIGLLPSASIGTENALFEPIHGSYPQAKGKGIANPMASILSAAMMLRYLGLEEGAQAIENAVENAINNLIVTSDLDETSDYSTSVVANYIAKILLSDHDHHSYFNFENVLMGKSTII